A genomic region of Streptomyces sp. NBC_00247 contains the following coding sequences:
- a CDS encoding SGNH/GDSL hydrolase family protein, whose translation MARRIAAGAAFGGGSIGLIGAATVGLVLAEVQLAKRQVGGGIAPVPPSADGRYGVAFAGPSDPLRLALLGDSTAAGQGVRRAGQTPGALLASGLAAVAERPVDMRNVALPGARSDDLERQVALLLADPSRYPDVCVIMIGANDVTHRMPATQSVRCLTTAVRRLRTAGAEVVVATCPDLGTIEPVYQPLRYLARRVSRQLAAAQTIGAVEQGGRTVSLGDLLGPEFEANPRELFGPDNYHPSAEGYATASMAVLPTLCAVLGLWPETDHLDGSRREDILPVAKAASQAAREAGTEVTGARAPWALLKHRRRRRLPAHTEPHPHPETPEPPESPGERAPDLPDRRDGRDGPEAGGTGPAPRTTGSGPATPGKSADARARAARRRP comes from the coding sequence GTGGCCCGGCGGATCGCGGCGGGCGCCGCGTTCGGCGGCGGCAGCATCGGGCTCATCGGGGCGGCGACGGTCGGCCTCGTACTGGCCGAGGTGCAGCTCGCGAAGCGGCAGGTGGGCGGCGGTATCGCCCCGGTTCCACCGAGTGCGGACGGGCGGTACGGCGTCGCCTTCGCCGGTCCCTCCGACCCGCTCCGACTGGCTCTCCTCGGCGACTCCACGGCGGCCGGGCAGGGGGTGCGGCGGGCCGGCCAGACGCCGGGGGCGCTGCTCGCCTCGGGGCTGGCGGCGGTCGCCGAGCGGCCGGTGGACATGCGCAACGTGGCCCTTCCGGGGGCCAGGTCGGACGATCTGGAGCGGCAGGTGGCGCTGTTGCTGGCCGATCCGTCGCGGTATCCGGACGTCTGCGTGATCATGATCGGTGCGAACGACGTCACCCACCGGATGCCCGCCACACAGTCGGTGCGCTGTCTGACCACCGCCGTGCGCAGGCTGCGGACGGCGGGCGCGGAGGTGGTCGTGGCGACCTGCCCGGACCTCGGCACGATCGAGCCGGTCTACCAGCCGCTGCGGTACCTGGCCCGCCGGGTCAGCCGGCAGCTGGCCGCGGCCCAGACGATCGGCGCGGTGGAGCAGGGCGGGCGCACGGTCTCGCTGGGCGATCTGCTGGGGCCGGAGTTCGAGGCCAACCCGCGCGAGCTCTTCGGACCGGACAACTACCACCCCTCGGCCGAGGGGTACGCCACCGCGTCGATGGCGGTGCTGCCGACGCTCTGCGCGGTGCTCGGGCTCTGGCCGGAGACGGACCACCTCGACGGCTCCCGGCGCGAGGACATACTGCCGGTGGCGAAGGCGGCCTCGCAGGCGGCCCGGGAGGCCGGTACGGAGGTCACGGGGGCGCGCGCTCCCTGGGCCCTGCTCAAGCACCGCAGGCGCCGGCGTCTGCCCGCGCACACGGAACCCCACCCGCACCCGGAAACCCCGGAGCCCCCGGAGTCCCCGGGGGAGCGCGCGCCGGACCTCCCGGACCGGCGCGACGGGCGCGACGGGCCGGAAGCCGGCGGGACCGGTCCCGCGCCCCGTACCACCGGTTCCGGCCCGGCCACCCCCGGGAAGAGCGCGGACGCGCGGGCGCGGGCGGCCCGGCGGCGCCCCTGA
- the groES gene encoding co-chaperone GroES, with product MSTTSSKVAIKPLEDRIVVQPLDAEQTTASGLVIPDTAKEKPQEGVVLAVGPGRFENGERLPLDVKTGDVVLYSKYGGTEVKYNGEEYLVLSARDVLAIIEK from the coding sequence CAGCTCCAAGGTTGCGATCAAGCCGCTCGAGGACCGCATTGTGGTCCAGCCGCTCGACGCCGAGCAGACCACGGCTTCCGGCCTGGTCATTCCGGACACCGCCAAGGAGAAGCCCCAGGAGGGCGTCGTCCTGGCCGTGGGCCCGGGCCGCTTCGAGAACGGCGAGCGCCTTCCGCTCGACGTCAAGACCGGCGATGTCGTCCTGTACAGCAAGTACGGCGGCACCGAGGTGAAGTACAACGGCGAGGAGTACCTCGTCCTCTCGGCGCGCGACGTCCTCGCGATCATCGAGAAGTAA
- a CDS encoding roadblock/LC7 domain-containing protein yields MVPEAELQDVLDELQRLRARVPLIGGALAASTDGLVLAHDTPGVEAEGVAALTAAALGVAIRMTEATGRAGFRELLVRGESGYIATYAAGSSAVLTLLAEDRINVGRLHLEGRRASARVGELVDSALDRVERTPPPPPARPPQNRALPQRPV; encoded by the coding sequence ATGGTGCCCGAGGCTGAACTGCAGGACGTCCTCGACGAACTCCAGCGGCTACGGGCCCGGGTACCCCTCATCGGCGGTGCGCTGGCCGCCAGCACCGACGGTCTGGTGCTGGCCCACGACACCCCGGGCGTGGAGGCGGAAGGGGTCGCCGCCCTGACGGCCGCAGCCCTCGGCGTCGCGATCCGGATGACGGAGGCGACCGGCCGCGCCGGCTTCCGCGAACTCCTGGTCCGGGGCGAGTCCGGTTACATCGCGACGTACGCCGCGGGCTCCTCCGCCGTGCTGACACTGCTCGCCGAGGACCGCATCAACGTCGGCCGCCTCCACCTGGAAGGCCGCAGGGCGAGCGCCCGGGTCGGAGAACTCGTCGACTCCGCCCTGGACCGCGTCGAGCGGACCCCGCCCCCGCCGCCGGCCCGCCCCCCGCAGAACCGCGCGCTGCCGCAACGCCCCGTGTAG
- the groL gene encoding chaperonin GroEL (60 kDa chaperone family; promotes refolding of misfolded polypeptides especially under stressful conditions; forms two stacked rings of heptamers to form a barrel-shaped 14mer; ends can be capped by GroES; misfolded proteins enter the barrel where they are refolded when GroES binds): MPKILKFDEDARRALERGVNKLADTVKVTIGPKGRNVVIDKKFGAPTITNDGVTIAREVELDDPYENLGAQLVKEVATKTNDVAGDGTTTATVLAQALVREGLRNVAAGASPASLKKGIDAAVKAVSEELLATARPIEDKSDIAAVAALSAQDPQVGELIADAMDKVGKDGVITVEESNTFGLDLEFTEGMAFDKGYLSPYMVTDQERMEAVLDDPYILIHQGKIGSIQELLPLLEKVIQAGGSKPLLIIAEDVEGEALSTLVVNKIRGTFNAVAVKAPGFGDRRKAMLGDIATLTGATVIAEEVGLKLDQAGLDVLGTARRVTVSKDDTTIVDGGGDGADVKGRVNQIKAEIENTDSDWDREKLQERLAKLAGGVCVIRVGAATEVELKEKKHRLEDAISATRAAVEEGIVSGGGSSLVHAVKVLEGNLGKTGDEATGVAVVRRAAVEPLRWIAENAGLEGYVITSKVSELDKGQGFNAATGEYGDLIKAGVIDPVKVTRSALENAASIASLLLTTETLVVEKPAEEEAEAGHGHGHSH, translated from the coding sequence ATGCCGAAGATTCTGAAGTTCGACGAGGACGCCCGTCGCGCCCTTGAGCGCGGCGTCAACAAGCTTGCCGACACGGTCAAGGTGACGATCGGCCCCAAGGGCCGCAACGTCGTCATCGACAAGAAGTTCGGCGCGCCCACCATCACCAACGACGGTGTCACCATCGCGCGCGAGGTCGAGCTCGACGACCCGTACGAGAACCTCGGTGCCCAGCTGGTGAAGGAGGTCGCCACCAAGACCAACGACGTCGCCGGTGACGGCACCACCACCGCCACCGTGCTCGCCCAGGCGCTCGTCCGCGAGGGTCTGCGCAACGTCGCCGCGGGTGCCTCCCCGGCCTCGCTGAAGAAGGGCATCGACGCCGCGGTCAAGGCCGTGTCCGAGGAGCTCCTCGCGACCGCCCGTCCGATCGAGGACAAGTCCGACATCGCCGCCGTGGCCGCGCTCTCCGCGCAGGACCCGCAGGTCGGCGAGCTCATCGCGGACGCGATGGACAAGGTCGGCAAGGACGGTGTCATCACCGTCGAGGAGTCCAACACCTTCGGCCTGGACCTCGAGTTCACCGAGGGCATGGCCTTCGACAAGGGCTACCTGTCCCCGTACATGGTGACCGACCAGGAGCGTATGGAGGCCGTCCTCGACGACCCGTACATCCTGATCCACCAGGGCAAGATCGGCTCGATCCAGGAGCTGCTCCCGCTGCTGGAGAAGGTCATCCAGGCCGGCGGCTCCAAGCCCCTGCTGATCATCGCCGAGGACGTCGAGGGCGAGGCGCTCTCCACCCTCGTCGTCAACAAGATCCGTGGCACCTTCAACGCCGTCGCGGTGAAGGCCCCGGGCTTCGGTGACCGCCGCAAGGCCATGCTCGGCGACATCGCCACCCTCACGGGTGCGACCGTCATCGCCGAGGAGGTCGGCCTCAAGCTCGACCAGGCCGGTCTGGACGTGCTGGGCACCGCCCGCCGCGTGACCGTCTCCAAGGACGACACGACCATCGTCGACGGTGGCGGCGACGGCGCTGACGTCAAGGGCCGCGTCAACCAGATCAAGGCCGAGATCGAGAACACGGACTCCGACTGGGACCGCGAGAAGCTCCAGGAGCGCCTCGCGAAGCTGGCCGGCGGCGTGTGCGTGATCCGCGTCGGTGCCGCCACCGAGGTCGAGCTCAAGGAGAAGAAGCACCGTCTGGAGGACGCCATCTCCGCGACCCGCGCCGCGGTCGAGGAGGGCATCGTCTCCGGTGGTGGCTCTTCCCTCGTCCACGCCGTCAAGGTCCTGGAGGGCAACCTCGGCAAGACCGGCGACGAGGCCACCGGTGTCGCGGTCGTGCGCCGCGCCGCCGTCGAGCCGCTGCGCTGGATCGCCGAGAACGCCGGCCTCGAGGGTTACGTCATCACCTCGAAGGTCTCCGAGCTCGACAAGGGCCAGGGCTTCAACGCCGCCACCGGCGAGTACGGCGACCTGATCAAGGCCGGCGTCATCGACCCGGTCAAGGTCACCCGCTCCGCCCTGGAGAACGCCGCGTCCATCGCGTCGCTGCTGCTCACGACCGAGACCCTGGTCGTCGAGAAGCCGGCCGAGGAAGAGGCCGAGGCCGGTCACGGTCACGGCCACTCCCACTAA
- a CDS encoding serine/threonine-protein kinase: protein MTTGAGPQADAASGRLVGNRYQLIERLGTGGMGTVWRGRDVLVEREVAVKEANVAGRPGQVERILREARAAARVNHPAAVTVHDIVIEDGHPWIVMELVHGESLAELLRRKSPLPETEAARIALSVAEALAAAHDRGVLHRDVKPANVLLGPAGRVVLTDFGIAHIEGEEPLTRTGEFVGSLAFTAPERMEGHRPGSAADLWSLGVLIFVMVEGYSPFQRDSVPATVSAVLDDDPRLSRVAQLAGLVEKLLAKDPGDRPPVERAVAVLGAVAGGRPDRVPVAGVAEAAVTEAPAEVAVTEAPAEAATTVAPAEVVMAEEPGRAGTPEATGVPRGRGGAAGETRAPRAPGRMRPWSVVVLTVVLLGALAWGITRLTGDGDEEPGPAAQPTSSATRSTAPEDTAGHTRVQESEFSLEVPAGWKRHSRNAEGQYRYTAGEFELIVGPGRDAGGAGAAGLIDYQGKTEPELAPFRESEWASISGLGRTEVDGHQAARGAYSWTTEDGRNIYAENLVVLVVGDRYDIVQLRGPEGNREDITRLHAQAVASYTPR, encoded by the coding sequence ATGACGACGGGGGCGGGTCCGCAAGCGGACGCGGCGAGCGGTCGGTTGGTCGGCAACAGGTACCAACTGATCGAGCGCCTCGGCACGGGCGGTATGGGAACGGTCTGGAGGGGCCGGGACGTCCTGGTCGAGCGCGAAGTGGCGGTCAAAGAGGCGAACGTCGCCGGCCGGCCCGGTCAGGTCGAGCGCATCCTGCGGGAGGCGCGGGCGGCGGCGCGCGTGAATCATCCGGCCGCCGTGACGGTTCACGACATCGTCATCGAGGACGGCCACCCGTGGATCGTCATGGAGCTGGTGCACGGAGAGTCCCTCGCGGAACTGCTCCGGCGGAAGTCGCCCCTCCCGGAGACCGAGGCAGCACGGATCGCCCTGTCGGTCGCCGAGGCACTGGCCGCCGCGCACGACCGCGGGGTGCTGCACCGCGACGTCAAACCCGCCAACGTCCTTCTCGGTCCCGCAGGACGCGTGGTGCTGACCGACTTCGGTATCGCGCACATCGAGGGTGAGGAGCCGCTGACCCGGACGGGCGAGTTCGTCGGATCGCTCGCCTTCACGGCGCCCGAGCGGATGGAGGGGCACCGGCCCGGCTCCGCTGCGGACCTGTGGTCGCTCGGCGTGCTGATCTTCGTGATGGTGGAGGGGTACTCGCCCTTCCAGCGGGATTCGGTGCCGGCCACCGTCTCGGCGGTGCTGGACGATGATCCGAGGCTGTCGAGGGTCGCCCAGCTGGCCGGCCTCGTCGAGAAGCTGCTGGCCAAGGACCCAGGAGACCGGCCGCCGGTCGAACGGGCGGTCGCCGTACTCGGCGCGGTGGCGGGCGGGAGGCCGGACCGCGTACCGGTGGCGGGGGTCGCCGAAGCCGCTGTGACAGAGGCGCCGGCCGAAGTCGCCGTGACGGAGGCGCCGGCCGAAGCGGCCACGACCGTGGCGCCGGCCGAAGTCGTCATGGCGGAAGAACCCGGCCGGGCCGGCACGCCGGAAGCGACCGGAGTGCCTCGGGGCCGGGGAGGAGCGGCCGGAGAGACCCGAGCGCCGCGTGCCCCCGGGCGGATGCGTCCGTGGTCCGTGGTGGTGCTCACCGTCGTCCTGCTCGGCGCCCTGGCCTGGGGCATCACCCGCCTGACCGGAGACGGCGACGAGGAGCCGGGGCCGGCCGCGCAGCCCACGTCCTCCGCCACGCGAAGTACGGCACCGGAGGACACGGCAGGCCATACGCGTGTCCAAGAGTCCGAGTTCTCGCTCGAGGTGCCCGCGGGATGGAAGCGGCATTCCAGGAACGCCGAGGGACAGTACCGCTACACCGCGGGGGAGTTCGAGTTGATCGTCGGTCCCGGCCGAGACGCCGGGGGAGCCGGAGCCGCCGGGCTCATCGACTATCAGGGAAAGACCGAGCCTGAACTGGCTCCCTTCCGGGAATCGGAGTGGGCGAGCATCTCCGGTCTCGGCCGGACCGAAGTCGACGGTCACCAGGCGGCCAGGGGCGCCTACTCCTGGACGACCGAGGACGGACGGAACATCTACGCGGAGAACCTCGTCGTGCTCGTCGTCGGAGACCGCTACGACATCGTGCAGCTCCGTGGGCCCGAGGGGAATCGCGAGGACATCACCCGGCTTCACGCTCAGGCGGTCGCGTCCTACACGCCGCGCTGA
- a CDS encoding MurR/RpiR family transcriptional regulator: MQRLFEGRRLTPTQRRIAHSLVRRAADAPFLSSVELAELAGVSQPSVTRFAVALGFDGYPSLRRHLREAGPADAGREAGAEDPYAYNAYQQAVHAEIENLRHLSELLADPEPVERAGRLLAASTPLPVLGLRAASSQARGFGYFAAKVHPDVRVLDEGGSMLRDRIDAARRAGAEVLLCFALPRHPRETLDALGHARDQGLTTVTVADSVFAPVAALSDLLIPAPVGTGLAFDTACAPMLLGRVLLEAMCDGLPDAQARLESFDARAAARGLFVE, encoded by the coding sequence CTGCAGCGGCTCTTCGAGGGGCGGCGGCTCACCCCGACCCAACGCCGGATCGCCCACTCCCTGGTACGCCGGGCCGCCGACGCCCCCTTCCTCTCCAGCGTCGAACTCGCCGAGCTGGCCGGGGTCAGCCAGCCCTCCGTCACCCGGTTCGCCGTCGCGCTCGGCTTCGACGGGTACCCCTCGCTCCGCAGGCACCTGCGGGAGGCCGGACCCGCCGACGCGGGCCGGGAGGCCGGCGCCGAGGACCCGTACGCGTACAACGCCTACCAGCAGGCCGTCCACGCCGAGATCGAGAACCTGCGCCACCTCTCCGAGCTGCTCGCCGACCCGGAGCCGGTGGAGCGGGCCGGCCGGCTGCTGGCCGCGTCGACCCCGCTCCCGGTGCTCGGACTGCGCGCCGCGTCCTCGCAGGCCCGGGGGTTCGGCTACTTCGCCGCGAAGGTGCACCCCGACGTCCGGGTGCTCGACGAGGGCGGCTCGATGCTGCGCGACCGCATCGACGCGGCCCGCCGGGCGGGCGCCGAGGTGCTCCTCTGCTTCGCGCTGCCCCGCCACCCGCGAGAGACCCTGGACGCGCTCGGCCACGCCCGGGACCAGGGGCTCACCACGGTGACCGTGGCCGACTCCGTGTTCGCCCCGGTCGCCGCACTCAGCGACCTGCTCATCCCCGCCCCGGTCGGCACCGGCCTCGCCTTCGACACCGCCTGCGCCCCGATGCTGCTCGGCCGGGTCCTGCTGGAGGCCATGTGCGACGGGCTGCCGGACGCACAGGCCCGGCTGGAGTCCTTCGACGCGCGGGCGGCGGCGCGGGGGCTGTTCGTGGAGTAG
- a CDS encoding SDR family NAD(P)-dependent oxidoreductase, with translation MTTALITGATAGIGAAFARRLAGQGHNLVLVARDTERLRDQATELHDRHGIEATVLTADLSTDSGIAAVEERLRDRDHPVELLVNNAGFGNKGRYLEVSLADELTMLKVHCEAVLRLTSAAAAGMRERGRGGIVNVASVAAFVPRGTYGASKAWVVQFTQGAAKDLAGSGVRLMALCPGFVRTEFHQRAGMGTGNIPGWMWLDADKLVTAALADLARGKSVSVPDARYKALMGLVKVAPRNLLGEMTSRTGRKYGPK, from the coding sequence ATGACGACTGCACTGATTACGGGCGCGACGGCGGGCATCGGCGCCGCGTTCGCGCGGCGGCTCGCGGGACAGGGGCACAACCTCGTGCTGGTGGCACGCGACACCGAGCGGCTGCGTGACCAGGCCACCGAACTGCACGACCGGCACGGCATCGAGGCCACGGTGCTCACCGCCGACCTCTCCACGGACTCCGGGATCGCGGCCGTCGAGGAACGCCTCCGCGACCGCGACCACCCGGTCGAGCTCCTCGTCAACAACGCGGGGTTCGGCAACAAGGGGCGCTATCTGGAGGTCTCGCTCGCCGACGAGCTGACGATGCTGAAGGTCCACTGCGAGGCCGTGCTGCGGCTGACCTCGGCGGCGGCGGCCGGGATGCGCGAGCGCGGCCGGGGCGGGATCGTCAACGTCGCCTCGGTCGCGGCGTTCGTCCCCCGGGGCACCTACGGGGCGTCGAAGGCGTGGGTCGTCCAGTTCACCCAGGGCGCCGCCAAGGACCTGGCGGGGTCCGGGGTGCGGCTGATGGCCCTGTGCCCGGGCTTCGTGCGGACGGAGTTCCACCAGCGGGCCGGAATGGGCACCGGGAACATCCCGGGCTGGATGTGGCTGGACGCCGACAAGCTGGTGACCGCCGCCCTCGCCGACCTGGCGCGCGGCAAGTCGGTGTCGGTGCCGGACGCGCGGTACAAGGCGCTGATGGGGCTGGTGAAGGTGGCCCCGCGCAACCTGCTGGGCGAGATGACCTCGCGGACGGGGCGCAAGTACGGCCCGAAGTGA
- a CDS encoding cystathionine beta-synthase encodes MKFHDSMISLVGNTPLVRLRSVSAGIQATVLAKVEYFNPGGSVKDRIALRMIEAAERSGELRPGGTIVEPTSGNTGVGLAIVAQQKGYKCVFVCPDKVSTDKINVMRAYGAEVVVCPTAVDPSHPDSYYNVSDRLVRETPGAWKPDQYSNPNNPRSHYETTGPELWEQTEGRITHFVAGVGTGGTITGTGRYLKEISDGAVTVVGADPEGSVYSGGSGRPYLVEGVGEDFWPSAYDRTVTDEIVAVSDKDSFQMTRRLAKEEGLLVGGSCGMAVVAALEVARRLGPDDVVVVLLPDSGRGYLSKIFNDEWMADYGFLEDAGPSARVDAVLAHKEGPMPSLVHMHPDETVGQAIEVLREYGVSQMPIVKPGAGHPDVMAAEIVGSVVERELLDALFTKRAQLTDPLEKHMSEPLPQVGSGEPVEDLMAVLSGSGAADAAIVLVEGKPKGVVSRQDLLSFLAAESGVTA; translated from the coding sequence GTGAAATTCCACGATTCGATGATCAGTCTTGTCGGCAACACCCCGCTGGTCAGGCTGCGGAGCGTCTCGGCAGGCATTCAGGCGACCGTCCTGGCCAAGGTCGAGTACTTCAACCCCGGCGGCTCGGTGAAGGACCGCATCGCGCTGCGCATGATCGAGGCGGCCGAGCGGAGCGGCGAACTGCGGCCCGGCGGCACCATCGTCGAGCCGACGAGCGGCAACACCGGCGTCGGCCTCGCGATCGTCGCGCAGCAGAAGGGGTACAAGTGCGTCTTCGTCTGCCCGGACAAGGTGTCCACGGACAAGATCAACGTGATGCGCGCGTACGGCGCCGAGGTGGTCGTCTGCCCGACGGCCGTCGATCCCTCGCACCCCGACTCGTACTACAACGTCTCCGACCGGCTGGTCCGTGAGACCCCCGGAGCCTGGAAGCCCGACCAGTACTCCAACCCGAACAACCCGCGTTCCCACTACGAGACCACCGGTCCCGAGCTGTGGGAGCAGACGGAGGGGCGGATCACCCACTTCGTCGCGGGCGTCGGCACCGGCGGCACCATCACCGGAACCGGCCGCTATCTGAAGGAGATCAGCGACGGCGCGGTCACCGTGGTCGGCGCCGACCCGGAGGGCTCGGTCTACTCCGGCGGCTCCGGGCGCCCGTACCTGGTGGAAGGCGTCGGCGAGGACTTCTGGCCGTCCGCCTACGACCGGACCGTCACGGACGAGATCGTCGCCGTCTCGGACAAGGACTCCTTCCAGATGACCCGCCGCCTCGCCAAGGAGGAGGGGCTGCTCGTCGGCGGCTCCTGCGGCATGGCGGTCGTCGCCGCGCTGGAGGTCGCCCGGCGGCTCGGCCCGGACGACGTCGTGGTCGTCCTGCTGCCCGACAGCGGACGCGGCTACCTGAGCAAGATCTTCAACGACGAGTGGATGGCGGACTACGGCTTCCTGGAGGACGCCGGCCCCTCCGCCCGCGTCGACGCGGTGCTCGCCCACAAGGAGGGCCCGATGCCCTCGCTCGTCCACATGCACCCGGACGAGACGGTCGGCCAGGCCATCGAGGTGCTGCGCGAGTACGGCGTCTCCCAGATGCCGATCGTGAAGCCGGGCGCCGGACACCCCGACGTGATGGCCGCCGAGATCGTCGGCTCGGTCGTCGAGCGGGAACTGCTGGACGCCCTGTTCACCAAGCGCGCCCAGCTCACCGACCCGCTGGAGAAGCACATGTCGGAGCCGCTCCCCCAGGTCGGATCGGGCGAACCGGTCGAGGACCTGATGGCCGTGCTCAGCGGTTCCGGCGCGGCCGACGCCGCGATCGTGCTGGTCGAGGGCAAGCCCAAGGGGGTCGTGAGCAGGCAGGATCTCCTCTCCTTCCTGGCCGCGGAGAGCGGCGTCACCGCCTGA
- a CDS encoding Bax inhibitor-1/YccA family protein gives MRSSNPVFSRRGFSRDNGTAGYATPQAGATVTGENPYAQGTANPYATNPYAQQAPPGVRSGAMTIDDVVSRTAMTLGTVVVGAVLGWWLLPIDEANLGKSYGIAVGAALIGFVLSLVNSFKRKPSPPLILAYAAFEGIFLGVVSNVVDAYVSPGAAMQAVIGTMAVFGGVLIAYRARLIRVTRRFQGFVMGALIGFVLLMVVNSLFALFGGGDGLGFRSGALGVVFGIVAIVIGACVLALDFKVVEDGITYGAPREEAWTAAFGLTVTLVWIYMEMLRLVAILSGDD, from the coding sequence ATGAGGAGCAGCAACCCGGTCTTCTCGCGACGGGGGTTCAGCCGCGACAACGGCACCGCGGGGTACGCGACGCCGCAGGCCGGGGCCACCGTCACGGGTGAGAACCCTTACGCACAGGGCACCGCCAATCCCTACGCCACCAACCCCTACGCACAGCAGGCGCCGCCCGGAGTCCGCTCCGGCGCGATGACCATCGACGACGTCGTCAGCCGTACGGCGATGACGCTGGGCACGGTCGTCGTCGGTGCCGTCCTCGGATGGTGGCTCCTGCCGATCGACGAGGCCAACCTCGGCAAGTCCTACGGCATCGCCGTCGGCGCCGCGCTCATCGGCTTCGTCCTGTCGCTGGTCAACTCGTTCAAGCGCAAGCCTTCGCCGCCGCTGATCCTGGCCTACGCCGCGTTCGAGGGCATCTTCCTGGGGGTCGTCAGCAACGTCGTCGACGCCTACGTCAGCCCCGGCGCCGCCATGCAGGCCGTGATCGGCACCATGGCCGTGTTCGGCGGTGTGCTGATCGCGTACCGGGCCCGACTCATCCGGGTGACCCGCCGTTTCCAGGGCTTCGTCATGGGCGCCCTGATCGGCTTCGTGCTGCTGATGGTCGTGAACTCCCTGTTCGCCCTGTTCGGCGGCGGCGACGGCCTCGGATTCCGCAGCGGTGCGCTCGGCGTCGTCTTCGGCATCGTCGCCATCGTGATCGGCGCCTGCGTACTCGCCCTGGACTTCAAGGTGGTCGAGGACGGCATCACCTACGGCGCCCCGCGCGAGGAGGCATGGACGGCCGCCTTCGGCCTCACCGTGACCCTGGTGTGGATCTACATGGAGATGCTGCGGCTGGTCGCGATCCTCAGCGGCGACGACTGA
- a CDS encoding acetyl-CoA C-acetyltransferase yields the protein MPEAVIVSAARSPIGRAFKGSLKDLRADDLTATIIQTALAKIPELDPREIDDLMLGCGLPGGEQGNNLGRVVAVQMGMDHLPGCTVTRYCSSSLQTSRMALHAIKAGEGDVFISAGVEMVSRFAKGNSDSLPDTRNPLFAEAEARTAARAEQSGSDWHDPREDGLIPDAYISMGQTAENLARLKGISRAEMDEFGVRSQNLAEEALKNGFWEREITPVTTPDGTVVSKDDGPRAGVTLEGVSGLKPVFRPDGLVTAGNCCPLNDGAAALVIMSDTKARELGLTPLARIVSTGVSGLSPEIMGYGPVEASKQALKRAGLTVDDIDLAELNEAFAAQVIPSYRDLGLPLEKVNVNGGAIAVGHPFGMTGARITGTLINSLQFHDKQFGLETMCVGGGQGMAMVIERLS from the coding sequence ATGCCCGAAGCCGTGATCGTCTCTGCCGCCCGTTCGCCCATCGGCCGCGCCTTCAAGGGGTCGCTCAAGGACCTGCGTGCCGACGACCTGACCGCCACCATCATTCAGACCGCGCTGGCGAAGATCCCCGAGCTGGACCCGAGGGAGATCGACGACCTGATGCTCGGCTGCGGCCTTCCCGGCGGCGAGCAGGGCAACAACCTGGGCCGCGTCGTCGCCGTGCAGATGGGGATGGACCACCTGCCGGGCTGTACGGTCACCCGCTACTGCTCGTCCTCGCTCCAGACCAGCCGCATGGCGCTGCACGCCATCAAGGCCGGCGAGGGCGACGTCTTCATCTCGGCCGGCGTCGAGATGGTCTCCCGCTTCGCCAAGGGGAACTCCGACAGCCTGCCTGACACCCGCAACCCGCTCTTCGCCGAGGCCGAGGCGCGTACCGCCGCCCGTGCCGAGCAGTCCGGCAGCGACTGGCACGACCCGCGTGAGGACGGGCTGATCCCGGACGCGTACATCTCGATGGGACAGACCGCCGAGAACCTCGCCCGCCTCAAGGGCATCAGCCGCGCGGAGATGGACGAGTTCGGCGTACGGTCCCAGAACCTCGCCGAGGAAGCCCTGAAGAACGGTTTCTGGGAGCGCGAGATCACCCCTGTCACCACCCCGGACGGCACGGTCGTCTCCAAGGACGACGGCCCGCGCGCGGGCGTCACGCTGGAGGGCGTCTCAGGGCTGAAGCCGGTCTTCCGTCCCGACGGCCTGGTCACCGCCGGCAACTGCTGCCCGCTCAACGACGGCGCGGCGGCCCTCGTGATCATGTCCGACACCAAGGCCCGCGAGCTGGGTCTGACCCCGCTCGCCCGGATCGTCTCCACCGGCGTCTCCGGCCTCTCCCCCGAGATCATGGGATACGGGCCGGTCGAGGCCAGCAAGCAGGCGCTGAAGCGCGCCGGCCTCACCGTGGACGACATCGACCTCGCGGAGCTCAACGAGGCCTTCGCCGCCCAGGTCATCCCCTCCTACCGGGACCTCGGCCTGCCGCTGGAGAAGGTCAACGTCAACGGCGGGGCCATCGCGGTGGGTCACCCCTTCGGCATGACCGGCGCCCGCATCACCGGCACCCTGATCAACAGTCTCCAGTTCCACGACAAGCAGTTCGGACTGGAGACCATGTGCGTCGGCGGCGGCCAGGGCATGGCCATGGTCATCGAGCGCCTGAGCTGA